The following coding sequences are from one uncultured Cohaesibacter sp. window:
- a CDS encoding PA0069 family radical SAM protein, whose translation MHEADPFIEAPVDPDVHKGKRIRGRGVRRNRAGRFEPYQTESVDDGWPTPDCDEQLPPLKTEVQEEKSRTIITRNDSPDIPFDRSINPYRGCEHGCVYCFARPSHAYMGLSAGLDFETKLFVKPDAARQLKKELSAPGYRPRPIAIGTNTDPYQPIERDYKLMPDILDVLDETGHPVCITTKSALILRDLDKLKKLNERNLVKVAISVTSLDHHLSRNMEPRASSPKRRLETIARLAEAGIPTGVLVAPVIPALNDSELEAILKAAHEAGAQEAAAILLRLPNEVSSLFQDWLLHHYPDKYRHVMSVLRNMRGGKDYDSRAGHRMHGFGPFAEILHKRKEVACRTIGFSSKKTRLSLKYFTSSKRIEDQLSLF comes from the coding sequence ATGCATGAGGCCGATCCGTTCATTGAGGCGCCGGTTGACCCCGATGTGCATAAAGGCAAGCGCATTCGCGGCAGGGGTGTCCGCAGAAACAGGGCAGGGCGATTTGAGCCCTACCAGACGGAGTCGGTTGATGACGGTTGGCCGACACCTGATTGTGATGAACAGCTACCACCTCTGAAAACCGAGGTGCAGGAAGAAAAGTCTCGGACCATCATTACCCGCAATGACTCTCCGGACATTCCTTTTGACCGTTCTATCAATCCTTATCGCGGCTGTGAGCATGGTTGCGTCTATTGTTTTGCACGCCCGTCCCACGCCTATATGGGGCTTTCTGCCGGACTCGATTTTGAAACCAAGCTTTTCGTCAAACCAGATGCGGCCCGCCAGCTCAAAAAGGAGCTGTCCGCACCGGGTTACAGGCCGCGCCCCATCGCCATTGGTACCAACACCGACCCCTATCAGCCGATTGAGCGCGACTATAAGCTCATGCCCGATATTCTGGATGTGCTTGATGAAACAGGCCATCCGGTTTGCATAACCACCAAGTCAGCGCTCATTTTGCGCGATTTGGACAAACTCAAGAAGCTAAACGAGCGCAATTTGGTCAAGGTGGCTATTTCAGTCACAAGCCTTGATCATCACCTTTCGCGCAATATGGAGCCAAGGGCCTCAAGTCCCAAAAGGCGGCTGGAGACAATTGCCCGCTTGGCTGAAGCCGGCATCCCCACCGGAGTGCTGGTCGCGCCGGTTATTCCCGCTCTTAATGACAGCGAGCTGGAGGCGATTTTGAAGGCTGCCCATGAAGCCGGTGCACAAGAGGCCGCAGCGATCCTGTTGCGCTTGCCCAACGAGGTCAGCAGCTTGTTTCAGGATTGGCTGCTGCATCATTACCCAGATAAATACCGCCATGTTATGAGTGTCTTGCGCAATATGCGCGGTGGCAAGGATTACGATAGTCGTGCCGGCCATCGGATGCATGGCTTTGGGCCCTTTGCTGAAATTCTTCATAAGAGAAAAGAAGTTGCCTGTCGAACTATTGGCTTCTCTTCAAAGAAGACACGTTTATCCTTGAAATATTTCACCAGCTCCAAAAGAATAGAGGATCAGCTGTCATTATTTTGA
- a CDS encoding ATP-dependent Clp protease proteolytic subunit: MSEENEKKSEDSMGKDAAEALFKSRSVFIYGEVTQEMAQKVSAQLIALAATSDDDIKVFINSPGGHVESGDCMHDMIKFIKPKVWIIGSGWVASAGALIYISVPVERRLCLPNTRFLLHQPSGGARGMASDIEIQAREIIKMNERLNKLFSDATGQPIEKIAADTDRDYWLSAQEAKDYGLVSKIITSHTEIG, encoded by the coding sequence ATGAGCGAAGAAAATGAGAAAAAGTCGGAAGACTCTATGGGCAAGGATGCGGCCGAGGCCCTGTTCAAATCCCGTTCCGTATTCATTTACGGCGAAGTCACGCAGGAAATGGCCCAGAAAGTCAGCGCTCAGCTGATCGCGCTTGCTGCCACAAGTGACGATGATATCAAGGTATTCATCAACTCACCTGGTGGTCATGTGGAATCGGGCGATTGCATGCACGACATGATCAAGTTCATCAAACCGAAGGTCTGGATTATCGGCTCTGGCTGGGTCGCTTCTGCAGGAGCCCTGATTTACATTTCCGTGCCGGTAGAACGTCGTCTGTGCTTGCCGAACACCCGCTTCCTTCTGCACCAACCATCCGGTGGCGCGCGCGGCATGGCTTCCGACATTGAGATTCAGGCACGCGAAATCATCAAGATGAACGAACGCCTGAACAAGTTGTTCTCCGATGCAACTGGCCAGCCAATTGAAAAAATCGCCGCCGATACCGACCGCGATTACTGGCTTTCTGCTCAGGAGGCCAAGGATTATGGCCTCGTTTCCAAAATCATCACCTCGCACACCGAGATTGGTTAA
- a CDS encoding LysR substrate-binding domain-containing protein, with product MVQLPPLASLLAFDALYQCGSVTGAAEQLGRTHSAVSKQLHQLQNHAGMALFEKNGSGIRLTPEGAKFAAIVAASLADIRKGYEELKRNRERQAVSIKVSSTFARVWAIPIIARFNRHHPEIEIQLNLTIPQNSHELDGAVDLVLSWDRLVSPTDPHPNAVTLGDVYIGPVLSPTYPHLFEDGTFSFRTQLNRRGSEAGWKTWSDLTGLKLSYEHQINFDLVGLAYEAAERGMGVALAPKFLIEKELKSGTLVAPAGFYCFKEGLMVRPSIERTNPSRNAQIFLDWLADHGRLSDDGYLTADVLDPIWG from the coding sequence ATGGTGCAGTTGCCTCCCTTGGCTTCTCTTTTGGCGTTTGACGCTCTCTATCAATGCGGCTCGGTCACCGGTGCGGCTGAGCAGCTGGGGCGCACACACAGCGCCGTGAGCAAGCAACTGCACCAATTGCAAAACCATGCTGGGATGGCGCTTTTCGAAAAGAACGGCTCAGGCATCAGACTAACGCCAGAGGGCGCAAAGTTTGCGGCCATCGTTGCGGCAAGCCTTGCCGATATCCGCAAGGGCTATGAGGAGCTGAAGCGCAACAGAGAGCGGCAAGCTGTCTCGATCAAGGTAAGCTCCACTTTTGCTCGCGTTTGGGCCATCCCGATTATCGCGCGCTTTAACCGACATCATCCGGAAATCGAAATTCAGCTCAACCTGACCATCCCGCAAAATTCGCACGAGTTGGATGGTGCCGTCGATCTGGTTTTGTCGTGGGACAGGCTTGTCAGTCCAACCGATCCACACCCCAATGCAGTGACCTTGGGGGATGTTTACATCGGCCCGGTTCTATCGCCGACCTACCCACACCTCTTCGAAGATGGCACCTTCAGCTTCAGGACCCAACTCAACCGACGCGGATCGGAAGCGGGCTGGAAGACCTGGTCTGACTTGACCGGCCTCAAGCTCAGCTATGAGCACCAGATAAACTTCGATCTTGTGGGCCTTGCCTATGAAGCCGCCGAGCGCGGCATGGGGGTTGCGCTTGCTCCCAAATTTCTGATTGAGAAAGAGCTGAAGAGTGGCACGCTCGTCGCTCCTGCCGGTTTTTATTGTTTCAAGGAAGGTCTCATGGTGCGCCCCTCGATTGAGCGGACAAACCCGAGCCGCAATGCCCAGATATTTCTCGATTGGCTGGCCGATCATGGTCGGCTCAGTGATGATGGTTATCTGACCGCTGATGTGCTCGACCCGATTTGGGGCTGA